One genomic window of Cydia strobilella chromosome 11, ilCydStro3.1, whole genome shotgun sequence includes the following:
- the LOC134745308 gene encoding membrane protein BRI3-like, translating into MEKPTVTVTDQPPPYSATVPGAPPVSYPQPQPAGAPYAPPPPPPPPGFTPYGPAPPNTAYLPNYGATTVIIPPQIIAVNACPACRVGILEDDFTCLGILCAIFFFPLGILCCLALKNRRCSNCGAMFG; encoded by the exons ATGGAAAAGCCGACAGTTACTGTGACTGACCAACCTCCACCGTACTCTGCTACGGTGCCAG GTGCCCCGCCTGTGTCGTACCCGCAGCCGCAACCGGCCGGCGCGCCGTACGCGCCTCCCCCCCCTCCCCCACCCCCCGGCTTCACGCCGTACGGGCCCGCGCCGCCGAACACCGCCTACTTGCCCAACTACGGCGCCACCACTGTCATCATCCCGCCACAG ATAATCGCCGTGAACGCATGCCCGGCTTGCCGCGTGGGCATCCTGGAGGACGACTTCACGTGCCTCGGCATCCTGTGCGCCATCTTCTTCTTCCCCCTCGGGATATTGTGCTGTCTCGCTCTCAAGAACCGACGGTGCTCGAACTGCGGGGCTATGTTCGGGTAA